The DNA sequence ggttttataattattattatattagagaGACCGTGCTTGGTGATCATATTTTGGTTGTTTAGGTTCTTCAAATTATCTAGAGAAATGGCCGGCCGGCTGATTAATGGAtcgataataatattaaagaggAATCTTAAGAACCTTTTGGCCTGCTGGTTGGTATAATTCGAGGGCCGGAAAACTTTCTGATGGAGTTTGATTGTGattttattagtctttttaattattattatttttttaatttgattatatGATCACTTTAGAtgctttcttctctttttgtaTGCAAAACTAGTAATAATTGGAAATCGAAGTGAATTAACTAATTtgtatgtatataaaatttgtgGTCATTTTACTGCATGGAGAAGCAAGCTGCAGCAAACTTCCCCTTAattaatcaacatatatatagattaatacTACTGAAGATCAAACCACCCACTGATTAAAAAGGCTTTGATCAGCCTAATTTTCTCCGAGCAGATCATCAAATTGATCTGCAAGTCCGAgtcacacatgcacacacattAAAAAGGCCCCTTGAAGCATGATCATCATGCGCTTAATTCGCCTCATTAATTTGCTTCTTATATATGATCGATCCAACTAATCAAATAGAATACCACATGAGAAGTactattttttagtttaaacCTCGAAAACCAATCTTCAAATGTTGAGTctaattttttccttaatttgcggttatattgaaaataaatcttattaatattatttgtatttatatgcATGTCTTAACGCTAGCTATTGTGATGTcaaaataatgttagtactATATATGTAGTTGGCATCAAGTCGATCAGTCATGTGTTCTAGCTAGCTGGGacctgatcatcatgatcagcaTTTAATTAGTGGGGTGTAGTTGCAAATCTAAATAACCCTTCAATTGATCTATCGGTACATGAGTACTACTACTCATCGTCGTTTCCTCTGGATCATCAGATATTTTACTGATCTCACAATTAGGATGTAAAAggttcttctaattaattaattaattatttatttggtgtttgaaaaatgttagatTTCTGATCCTTAATATTGCAGATAGGTCTGGTTTTCTCTATTATAATATTTCACGTAGCGATCGAGCTGCAACAATCACACAAAactggagatatatatatatatagcacaagCTAATTGATTCCAATCTTCCTCAAGCGGCCCTTAGCTCCCTCCCTCTCTATATGATCTGTACAATCAAAAGAAACTATATATCCCCTCAAACATGTTGTTGGCTGCAGTACTCTTGCTATATATGTCATTTCGGATCGATCATGTGAAACTTCTCTCAAATTACTTCTTGCATGTCGTTTCAAATGTGAAACCAGCTCCCACATTGCGGTCTCCAAAAATAAAGatcaatacaaaatatgctTGTGCTAAAAAATAAGGGGAAAAATAGAAACAATACAGAaacattatttatatgtatacCTGATGATCACTATCATCAATCATCATTCACAGGCCAGCATCATATATTGGGTGTAtatttacttttctttcttcAGTTGTATAAATGATTTATCATCAAATTGGTAAGGCAAATTTGAATGCCTTAAAGAGCCTTAATTGGTGATCCCCGTACGTAGCTAGGCAACCCCAGCTGAACTTAAATTTAGACAGATCTATGCAGTTTAGAACACCCTACAGCACAAAGTACTGCAGCACTAGCTATCCACCATGGAAGCCCATGGCGAAATGGACCTAAGAGGCTTCTTGGATGAAGAACAggagaaaattaatttatcaaGGACACTCTCTTTTGGTGCTCGTGATCAGAACTCATCTGAATCTAACGTCCAGCAGTTTGCTTCTCCAAGGCCATCTTCTGCTAGTTCAGCAAAATCAATCCCATTGCCCGCGCCTATGAGCCCCGAGACACCATGGACACTCTCCCCCGTGCGCATGTCTCCCTCTCAACCCCTTCTTTATCATTGCATTGCATCTCTACACCGCCATGAAGGTAACATTTTCTCTATCACACTCACCAAAGATTTCATATTCACTGGATCTGAGAGTAAACGAATCCACGTCTGGAAGCAACCAGACTGCACTCAAATGGGTTACGTAAGGGCCAATTCTGGTCAAGTTCGTGCCATCTTGGCCCATGGAAGACTTCTATTCACCACGCATAGCGACTGTAAAATCCGACTGTGGAATGTGTCCATCACAGCAGAGAATTTTCGACCAAAGAAGATCGCCACGTTGCCTCAAAGAAATCCATTCTTCTTGTTTACGAGAAAGAGCAACCACCAACACAGAAACATTATTTCTTGCCTAGCGTACAACCATGAAGAAAAGCTTTTATACACGGGCTCGTGGGATAGAACGGTTAAGGCCTGGAATGTCTCTGAAAATCGTTGTGTGGATTCGTTCGTGGCTCACGATGGCCATGTTAATGCAATTGTCGTCAATGAACATGATGGGTGTGTTTTCACTTGCTCTTCCGATGGCTCAGTTAAAATATGGAGAAGAGTGTTTGGAGAAAACTCTCATATCCTCACCATGACCCTGAAATTTCAACTTTCACCGGTGAATGCCTTGGCGTTGAGCTTGTCACCAAGCACTTTCTTGCTCTACTCTGGTTCGTCGGATGGGCTTATAAACGTTTGGGAGAAGGAGAAGATGTCTGGGAGATACAACCATGGAGGGTTTTTACAGGGCCATCATTTTGCTATCCTTTGCTTGGTAGCCATAGGGGACATAGTGTTTAGTGGTTCTGAGGATGCAACCATTAGGGTATGGAGGAGAGAGGAAGGAAATTGCTTACATTCATGTCTTTCAGTCATCGAAGGGCATCACGGGCCAGTGAGATGTTTAGCTGCTTCTTTAGAGTCGGATAATTTAGTTAAGTGTTTGCTGATTTATAGTGCGAGCTTGGATCAAACTTTTAAGGTATGGCGGGTGAAGATTTATCCCGCTCATGAGAAGGCATACTTGGACGAGCCAGTGAAAGATCGGCAAAGAGAAGTTGTGGAGTTTGAGATGAATCCTGTGTTATCGCCATCATGGGTAGAGAAGAAGCGTCAAGGAGATCATTTCCAGTAGGAGGCCAGGGAAGTAGATAGCAGCAAAGGATTCAGACCATGTAAGCTATAATTTagtttgatttttgtgtttaataAATTGATCAATCAAGAAGTTTCTCTAATTTTATAACCCTTTTCTGTTTGAatcttgatgtatttttttaagccATATGAGGAATATAGCTGATTCACTCCAACTTCTAGTTCTAAAACTTGACTGGGCTTGATTATGGGGTTTTTGACAAAGTTCAACTGGAACTGGTCCCTCTGCACTGGCCTACTCCATAAATTTTGGAACCAAGCCTTGTGCATGATATAGAGAAATTAGATCCTACATTCACATAATTAACAACTCAACAAATTCACACGTGATGTTGATCTGCCTGGGTGATGGCTTACCAACAATTTCGGAGTATTTCATTTCACTGCAAATTCTTTCAAGACCGCCACCCATCGCTATTAAAGACTTCGCCTTCACACTTTATCACGTTTAACTCAAACCTTCCTACTCATTAATTAGCTGACTCTGCTAACAGCAACcaaatctccctctctctatggAACCTTCGCCGGTTTGTTTGCCAGTTTGTCACCgattttctgttgtttttttctttattttttaactagaTCGAAAATTTCTGATCAGTCGCTTTCCAACCGACTGCCACACACACCCCACCACTGTGCTCACCAACTGCCGATCTTCAAAATCCTGGTGGAGGAGCATCCAAGCGACCAGCGGGTGTAGCACAGTGCCGGCTTCATCGGGTGTTCCTCCAAAAGGCCACTAACGACCCAGACTTCCCGATTCTAACTATTTGACTATGTTACAACTTTCCTTAATCCAGAATCTATGAGAAAATGCCGCGAAGATCTTCGTCAACTATTTCAAAACAAATGGTTGCAATGTTTTTTTCACAGATGCAGATCACAATTACATTCGACAAATCTTccagttggatttttttataactgCTATTGCAGCGGTCCCCCTCCATTACTTGCCAAGGAACAAGGGCCCAAAGTCCAATTTATTCACGTTGtccgtttatttttatttttgttgaatgcactgctatttttgtaaaagagtTTTTCTCAGGTCCCCCACCCTCTCCTcttgtattctctcttttaattcaatgcaattttgttgatgaaaagaaaaaaaaaaaaaacaaacctcAAACCTTCCTACTTGCctttttctttatgaaaaaattatggtCGTCACTAGCAACTTGAAGCCACAAACAGCGTGAATTCTGGAGATACTATGAAGGAtcacaagaaaaagaagagattttgttgtttataaAATGCCCTTCAAGGAGCCCCAGGGCTTAACCACCCCAAGAAGTATTTTAAGCAACAGGCTGACTTCAAGTTGCAAATCATTGTATTTGCTTATAGCAACATGCTACAGAATTCAATGAAGAATACTGTATACAGACTTGCATATTATTAGTGGAAGCTCGTGTCAGTAAGCAGACATGCAAACAGAAAACATACTAAAACCTTGTACCAGAAATATTTCAGAGGATATTACCCAATAGCTTTTGCTTCCATAGTTTGCAACTAAAAAGAAGAGTACATTACTCTCAACTGTAACTGGATCAGTCTACTTGGATATTTTCAGGAAAGGGAATTGAAGCACAACAGTGATAATATCCATTTTCATCAAACGCAAACCTTTGTGAAAGATGAGCTTCACGGATAAGATACTCCCCCCACTCCTCAGATCCATACTGTTTAAAAATGCCTCGTGCATCAAAAGAATCAGGTTCTGATCTAGTCCATTTCTTCCTGAATAATATATTCCATAGGTTAGCCCACCAGTGAGGAAGGAGAAGCCAAACACAACTGCAATGCTGCCAACATCTAATATGcaccataaaaaaagaaaatgcaaacagaagaaaaaataacGGCAGTCGCACCTTTTTCTATGCCTAGCATTCATCACTGTAGCATGCAACTGCAATTCAAGCAGGCAGAAAACCCATATTATTGGTACTTTCGAGAATCTGtataaaatgaagaagaatacAATACAATAATGCAATCTTCACTACCAAGTAATAGTTCGAGGTGGTGTGTTTATAACCAAATCAAGCTTTTACAAGTTTTTATGAACACAAACCTACTTACATAAGGCAATTATCAGGTTTAAGTTTGTGTTTATGTACGTATATTTTACTCGTTAATATACGCCATAAATCAGATTATTCagtaaatattttcattttggcaTCTCCAATCACCAGCATGGTTCCCCAGGATCGctggtttaaatattgatatcAACCCACCTCCTTTATAGTCATATCAGTCATCTAGATTCTAATATAATGGGGCAAACAGTAGGAGCATCAATTAATACAATGACTAAATACAAACATATAAGGCAAAATgattctttcaaataaaaaagaatatgatagATGAAACTCTCAATTTTCAGCTATttttagaaacataaaattAGGTTTATTTTTTCGAATTTCAAGGTAGCCTTAACTTTTTTAATCTTccaatttgtttatctttttttaactattttccCATAGAAAAAATGTCATAATTTGACAAACTTAGaagcattttaaatttttaataagtatCAATCATGCAACTCCCTTCTCCTCCCCTCCCCAatctccctttttcttttttcttttcttttgcttccAGTTTATAGGGTgacataaaaaaatcagaaaatacATAAAGAGTTCCATGATTACCCGCCCAACAATTTTTCCTTTCTGAGGAACGTAGTTGCAATTCTGACATGTCAAGAATTAAGTAGATTGGAGAGTTGCTAAGGTTATCAGAAATGCTTCTCACATTAAGAATTCAAAATCATCAGCACATCACATGAATTCATTGCTAAGAAATTTATAAGTGCAACCGAAGAACGTTATCAAAAGCACAAGTAGCATAAAAAAGCATCAGCATAATGGagtaaaaaggaagaaaatgatataaaaaaggtcatgtatatattatacctTTAACTTGTGATTTGTATCTTTCTCTAGGACTAGTCCGGCTTCAGTATATGCATCAATAATCACTTCTAAGAAAGCttaagaaattcaaaataactTCTTCAAGTGACGGAAACAACTTAAATCTACTGAAAAAGATAACGTAGTTCTTTCTCTTTGTTAGAATAGAAAGCATTTGGATACGACAAGCACGTAAGAGTCGACCCTCACTGCCAATTTCTTCCACAGGAGCATAAAGAACGCGAGCTTTGGCCAAGGAACCTTTCATGCAATCCTGCAAGGACATGAATGAGTTGGCCTTAAATGGAAATAGCATAGATCCTCACCcactataacatatataaaccTACAGACTTTTCCAGGAAAGAAGAGGAGTCACTGCAAACACAACTATAAGAAACCACCTTCCAATTGGCTAAAAACTAGAGGTTTTTGAATCCATGCATGGGATTTTCAGTCAAGAGCTCAAACATTATTTCTACATAATAatagttaatcatcaaaagcaagTTGACTAGGCAGCACAGTGCAAGAGAGATATAGGGTAGCTCAAACATTATTTTCTACTTAATAATAGTCGGTCGTCAAAAGAAAGTTGATTGGTCAGCATAATGCAAGAGAGATACAAGGTTGAACATGAGGAATTAATGATATGGCATATCTTGGGAACAGATGTTATAATTAGAAATGTGATGCATGGATCTATTCAATGCATACTCAAAACTGCCATGGATGTCATTATGTTTTAAGCTAcacttaaaaatagaaaagaaacttACCAGCCCCTTAATTCTTATAGCAATAGGCCGATTATCCAAAGCATTCATCACTTTTGAGGAGATTCTCTGAATATAAACATTAAATACTGATGTCAATAAGTGCCACTTTCAGCCACCATCTACTTTATTTAGTAGAAAATTACCTGCAAAACCTCGGCAGCTTCATTAACACGGTCCTTGTTCCACAGCTTTAGCATGAGTACAGTCAGGTGAAATGTTTTTGGTTTAATGAATATAGATTTGTCAATTCCCAAGTCTGTCTACATATGTCTTTGTTAGAGAAAAGGAGGATGAAAACATAAAAGGGAACTGAATTCCCcgagaataaaaatgaaaacagcTGATCCTCTGCTAGTTCaaagatgatataaaaaaatatactcatgAAAACACAATCAATAAATAAGCAGATATCATAAATGCATTAAGGGAGAATAAAAATTTGCATTACAAAACCCTACATAAGACTTCAAATCAATGAAACCATTATCTTCTAATCAATAAACAGAAAAGTGACAAAGGATGTCAGGTGGTACCATATGAGTAGCAAACTTTTAAGAGATATAGCATGATATCAAATGCTGAGATCAGCTAAAAAACAAGACCACTACACAATCCCTTGATATTAAGATGTTTTAGCCTTTTAagaatgtaatatataattgcTGGCATACCGGATAAATGAGAAGACTTTGAAGCTGTAGGTGGGTAACTGACAAGAGGTATTTTAGTTATATTCACGTTAACACATTCTTTGTCATCATCGGCTTTGAGTTCAACAGCAACATCAACTCGTTTATTTAACTTTCGGTCCCCATCTTCATTTGAATTGCTCCCATGATTGTCATCTAGGCAACCATCATCATTCCCCAGTGAggagttttgaaaattgagaaGCTTATCAACTAGTTCAGGATGTATAGCCAATGGAAGTGATATGAAGTGAGAGTAATCAAGATTTGGGCTTTTAACTGCCTGTAATTTGAATGAAGAGAAGTAAAATCAAGACAATAATTCCAGGGAAAACATTCAACAAGCagtacataaaataaaaaagaatgaattCGGAGGGGAGGAACTCTTACATAGCCAATTTCATTGACATAGAAATTCTAGGTGGAAAAAAGACGGCATTCTTCAGGACATCTTTTGTGAAACAACATTAATAGGCAACTGACctcatcaattattttttgtatcttTTCTGAAGCTCTAGTTATACTATCCATTGAATCGCCTGCAATGACTGCAACAAATAACCATGTAAAAATTACTCAAATTAATGGACTATAAAGCCATCACATTCATGCATTCTAGAAAGTGATACGAATTTCACATTTAAATCAGTATTGACATATGCATGGAATCTTAAAAGCAACAATAGATCATAATGACAGTGCATAGGTTATCACAAACCTAAAAACTTACTAATAGAATCATCCTTCTTGGATGATGGAATTATGATTCTGACTCCCATCTcatcttcaatctttttctGTGTAGATCCTCTGAGAAACAGGAAACAAGatataaagaaacaaattttttatagtaGTATAAGAAATTTAAGTGTTAAGTTTTGTACCCTTTTCCTTGTACAAAACGAATTAGGGAAGCACCTACCTGCATATCAAAGACTGATAGTTAGGCCaaaattcaaagagaaataaattttaaaaataaaaaatccaaaagcttTAAGGAGCCGACCGTCTAATGAACTCTCTAAAAAGTAAGAAACAGCAGAGCAAAATGGTAATGCTGACAGCAGAAAACTGAGGGGGTCGAACTTAATGTGGGTCAGTACTGAGAATGAAACATACATGAGCCAGATCAGCTAAGTTACGGAAACTTTTGATCTCATTTGTCACTGCAGCTTTGCCAAAAGCATGAATCCATTCAGCATTCCCAGTGACAAGAActacagaaaatataatattcgaAGTTGGGTAAAACCATTCCATACAAAAGTACTAACTTTTCTAGAACCTGCATCCATCGGGCTCCTTGGACCTAAGAGATGCGTAAAAAAAGCAGGATCTGAAAAATTGAAGCAGAAATCAATGCTGCTAATGCAATTGCCAATGATTTACTTATCAAGCAATTGGCATCAGGGATTGGAGAATGAGAAAAGCTTACGGAAAACTTCCATGAGTTCTAAATAATGTTAGCAAAAATGTTTTACAGTGAATGTCCAAATCTACTCTGCTGGTTTTTCCTGCAGAGATCTTCAGTGCCGTGACAACACACTGCAAACTGAGGTTCTTTATGAAAGACtgaggggaggtttggatacaaaaagcatctcatctcatctcatctaatcattacaactttcccaaactttcacacaaaataaaataaacaattcaatttttcaaatcccaaaacaataataatgttaaaaaataatattttaacaatattttattcaactttcatctcaactcatctcatctcaacttactatccaaacctcccctgaATCAATTGAAGCCATTCTCAATGACATAGTTCTAACATATAGTCCTATTCTCAAATTGGAACACGACAGTGACATTGTTTATAATGAGGCCATACAAAATCATGCGCGTAAGTTGCATATAAAGATACCATTCCTCTTAATTTTCCAATAAATCATGACTACAAATAGTATATAGACTACAAAGAAGTTCaaatttcaaaggaaaatatgCACAGTGAATAATAAACATTTCCAGATCTATTTCccttaaagaaaaaaagcaatAAATGGTTATATTTCAACAAAAGGACAGTGAAGCATGCCTTCAAAGTGCAATGCAACAATTTCGACTGAGGTCCAATGTGCAATAGAATTGAAAAATTCATGAAGAGACTGCCGTCAATTACAACAAACAATGCCTTGGCAAGAAAAAGAGCCAAATAGCATGAGAAAGGGCTCATTAAAAAGCATAGGTAAATTTTTGCGCATGATAACCAAAAGAGCTTATAAAACATTTGCATAcatagagaaaaaaatggatgagaagaataagaagaagagaagaagaaacaacaaCGAAAACTCAATTACTAACATCTCACCTTAATTGAAACTGAATGCTTAGAAAGCTCTGATTCTCCTTCCAAGACTATATCATCAGAACTACCCTGCAAAGCACTACAACTGATAGTTGAGTCAGTTGCTTCAGTCACTGCATCAGCTGCCTTTATGACATGTTGAACATTAGAAACATTGCTAGATGTGCTACACAGTACTTCAACAACTTGATCCCCTTCTTCTGGCTCAACTATTACATCCTTTTCCATGCATTCTGCAAACTCACACAATCAATGGACATGACAAGATAATAAACCGGAAAATATTAGTCTAATAAGCCTCTTGTTGCTAAATGAGTACAATGATCCCACTTGATTGCTTTATGACATTGTCAAACCCAGCCCTCAAAATATAGAACATTACATCTCGCAGACAAAAAGCGGAAAAGAACATGGTTTAATTACTTTCTGATGATccagaaatagagaaaaaattccctttttttttttcaaattggtAAGTTGCAAACGCACTTAATGGGTTTCCAATCTGTCCTCGACCCTATCCTTACAGGGAGGAGGTGCCCAGAGCTCACTGATAGAAACAGAGAAATCTTACTGGAAGAAAAGCACTAtgatttaattgataaaatccAAATTGGCTAAGATGTGATGAAATAAACCTACAACTCCCACCATTAGGGAGAAATTAGTATGATCAAATGAAAAGCAGTGGATCATCTTTGCTCCGAGCATGTTGCGTAAAGTAAAATCAAAAggtttacaaaaagaaaaggaaaaatggaaatAGAACCGAAAAACTCTTCTGCCTTTCACTCCAGTTGATAACCAACCTTCCTTAGAAATTGCTTGAGTACAGACTGGTCGCCAAACAGAAGTAATtgttttgtgcttttttttctGGTCCACAGCACTTTGCTTATCCTCTCCACCACCCATTTTCATAGTATAGCTCAAACCACGATATGCACACTGTCCCTGTACATGATTGTTTCGCTAAAATCAAGCTGACGGCTGACTTAAATAAGCTTCACAACTACTCCAAGTTAATGTAAATCTAGTTCAGAATTAGTTGCGTCGTTGGAAGCAGTTTTGTCTAAGAACGCCTTTCTCTTTGTTTATAGGATATACAATTACTTTTACAAGTAATATAATTCTATTCAGAACACAAAGGGGTGCAACCCAAGTACATAGAAAGTATTTTGATGTTTATATATGAAgaaatgtttataaataataaatacagtGTCTTTTAATGTTACAACTGTATTGCATTGTATAGATTTCTCCAAAATATAGATATACACTGCCAGCCTTAGTTGGGGAAACACGATTCCATTCTCACATCAAACCATTCACTTTGACATCAGAAAAgcaatgataaaaaatatatattcagaagttcaaaatagttttagaaaatcatgTAATAATGTTCATAAAGTTCTAAAAAACAAAGTTCAAATAAAATTCCCCGTGTACTTTGAGTTACGCCTTTTGTGCTCATTAATAAAGGATGAACtgttactaataaaaaaaataataccaatGTTCAAAACCTGAAAGTAATTAACTGGCCTCGGTACGACATATGTACTCGTAAATTTCAGTATATGGTCCACTCTGCAACAATTGCATAGATAAAGTTAtgtcccaaaaagaaaataataacaaaatccaTAGTCCTGGCCATAAAATCAAAGTATTTAAATGGTAATAATAAATCTTGGAAGTGATTTAGTCAGAAATTGCTTAAATAACGGTTCTTTAATTGCTAATGCCACCAACTTAACTAGAATTCAAGATGTAAGAGCAGTTTTTGCTCCcggtaaaataataattaagaaaataaatgaaatgaaacgaaaAACAACTCGTACAATCTCGATGCTTTAGTTTCTGAACATGAAATGGCAACTCAATTTCTCGAGTAGCTGCGTTAAGCTCAGTTGATTAGGAGAGCTTTCTGTTTTCACGGATAccaaataattaatgaaaatttatagaacgataaaattacaacataattaattttcatgcacTTTCTGGGGAACCAGACAGGGTATTTAGAAGGCCTACCTGAATAGAGACCTCATTCGGAATCAAATCTTCCTTCCTTCTGCCTTCGttcaaaagaaaatccgtttaaaagagaaaagacTGCATAGGTGTGTATTCTGCAGGTTGATATTTGACGAGAAGAGGCCGATAAGATTATAGTTGGGCCTCATATTCGGCCCAAAAAAGCAGAGTTGTTTGAATAACCCAACAAACCGACAAGTCGACGTCTCTAAGCAACTCTTACGACGGAAATAACAAAGTATTAACATTACGATGCGATTTTCATCGAGAGATGGgatgaaattgttttaaattaattaaagttaaaaattgaataaaatattattaaaatattattttttaatatgattaatattttaaagtttgaaaattttaaattatttattatattttatgtaaaatttaaaataattataataattaaataaaatgaaactatCCATGCGGGCATACCTGTCCTTGTTTAGCTGCGTCACGTTACGAGTTCCAATCATATATATCTTCTGCTCCAAAATGACCACCGCGCGAAATTCAAATATCCTTGGcctatagaaaaattaattaaagacaGCCCATATTATTAATGTGTCTACGACGTTGAAAGAGTTTTTGGTTGAGAATCTAGCAGCTTGCAAGTTGTACAGTGCATTGAAATTTGAGGGCTGATCGATATTATGATCATCATTTTATCTAAGAGCTAGCCAGCTACCATGATTCGCTACAAATATGTACATATGCGAC is a window from the Juglans regia cultivar Chandler chromosome 7, Walnut 2.0, whole genome shotgun sequence genome containing:
- the LOC108982389 gene encoding protein JINGUBANG-like, giving the protein MDLRGFLDEEQEKINLSRTLSFGARDQNSSESNVQQFASPRPSSASSAKSIPLPAPMSPETPWTLSPVRMSPSQPLLYHCIASLHRHEGNIFSITLTKDFIFTGSESKRIHVWKQPDCTQMGYVRANSGQVRAILAHGRLLFTTHSDCKIRLWNVSITAENFRPKKIATLPQRNPFFLFTRKSNHQHRNIISCLAYNHEEKLLYTGSWDRTVKAWNVSENRCVDSFVAHDGHVNAIVVNEHDGCVFTCSSDGSVKIWRRVFGENSHILTMTLKFQLSPVNALALSLSPSTFLLYSGSSDGLINVWEKEKMSGRYNHGGFLQGHHFAILCLVAIGDIVFSGSEDATIRVWRREEGNCLHSCLSVIEGHHGPVRCLAASLESDNLVKCLLIYSASLDQTFKVWRVKIYPAHEKAYLDEPVKDRQREVVEFEMNPVLSPSWVEKKRQGDHFQ
- the LOC108982388 gene encoding uncharacterized protein LOC108982388 isoform X2; the encoded protein is MKMGGGEDKQSAVDQKKKHKTITSVWRPVCTQAISKEECMEKDVIVEPEEGDQVVEVLCSTSSNVSNVQHVIKAADAVTEATDSTISCSALQGSSDDIVLEGESELSKHSVSIKVGASLIRFVQGKGGSTQKKIEDEMGVRIIIPSSKKDDSIIIAGDSMDSITRASEKIQKIIDEAVKSPNLDYSHFISLPLAIHPELVDKLLNFQNSSLGNDDGCLDDNHGSNSNEDGDRKLNKRVDVAVELKADDDKECVNVNITKIPLVSYPPTASKSSHLSDLGIDKSIFIKPKTFHLTVLMLKLWNKDRVNEAAEVLQRISSKVMNALDNRPIAIRIKGLDCMKGSLAKARVLYAPVEEIGSEGRLLRACQVIIDAYTEAGLVLEKDTNHKLKLHATVMNARHRKRKKWTRSEPDSFDARGIFKQYGSEEWGEYLIREAHLSQRFAFDENGYYHCCASIPFPENIQVD
- the LOC108982388 gene encoding uncharacterized protein LOC108982388 isoform X1 translates to MRSLFRVDHILKFTSTYVVPRPVNYFQGQCAYRGLSYTMKMGGGEDKQSAVDQKKKHKTITSVWRPVCTQAISKEECMEKDVIVEPEEGDQVVEVLCSTSSNVSNVQHVIKAADAVTEATDSTISCSALQGSSDDIVLEGESELSKHSVSIKVGASLIRFVQGKGGSTQKKIEDEMGVRIIIPSSKKDDSIIIAGDSMDSITRASEKIQKIIDEAVKSPNLDYSHFISLPLAIHPELVDKLLNFQNSSLGNDDGCLDDNHGSNSNEDGDRKLNKRVDVAVELKADDDKECVNVNITKIPLVSYPPTASKSSHLSDLGIDKSIFIKPKTFHLTVLMLKLWNKDRVNEAAEVLQRISSKVMNALDNRPIAIRIKGLDCMKGSLAKARVLYAPVEEIGSEGRLLRACQVIIDAYTEAGLVLEKDTNHKLKLHATVMNARHRKRKKWTRSEPDSFDARGIFKQYGSEEWGEYLIREAHLSQRFAFDENGYYHCCASIPFPENIQVD